In a genomic window of Trichoderma atroviride chromosome 4, complete sequence:
- a CDS encoding uncharacterized protein (EggNog:ENOG41), with the protein MGDTTAPPPLSVNVVLMAMADALPTHARGDESSDLASSYEVIALLVHAYFAALDFRLCGFDEDKQMPECASLAPRLPPQWNNGFGSLSFVYKHKQSSMTFVVRVDRMGSKVEIRGLAVGAENIHRFEYTVRDIVQASNLPLRIPLDARGNEDRSNLPDKLKKLFTSDGAIERILNDTRVQIVQKLIPRLQREGYVETEDAEANARGERRAQEARGDPSLHPWGPRPPIGPSPGQMPGQMPYPHPGLLPDNARRRPPPADFPPPDFEDEHQINSPPGRVMGGLRMPPSYIGHDDLNPPGLGPHDPLRGSFVGGGLPRPGGFSGMHPTFDDPLFTGEGGWGGDGPHGAGYNPQAPPGARWDPVNPGEGPRFPGSGGRGGNRGGYNGGRGGFGGYGGGFGGDII; encoded by the exons atgggtGATACAacagctcctccacctctCAGCGTCAATGTCGTcctcatggccatggcagacGCTCTGCCCACGCACGCCCGAGGCGACGAATCATCCGATCTTGCGTCATCCTACGAGGTCATCGCCTTGCTCGTCCATGCATATTTCGCCGCTCTCGATTTCAGGCTCTGCGGCTTTGACGAAGATAAGCAAATGC CTGAATGCGCTTCTCTCGCCCCTCGTCTGCCACCCCAGTGGAACAACGGCTTCGGCTCTCTATCCTTCGTCTACAAGCACAAGCAGTCCTCCATGACATTTGTCGTCCGCGTCGATCGCATGGGCTCAAAGGTCGAGATTCGGGGCCTCGCTGTCGGCGCCGAGAACATCCATCGTTTCGAGTACACCGTTCGAGACATTGTCCAAGCTTCTAATCTGCCCCTACGCATCCCCCTCGATGCCCGCGGAAACGAAGACCGGAGCAACCTCCCCGATAAGCTAAAGAAGCTCTTTACTTCAGACGGCGCCATCGAGCGCATCTTAAACGACACTAGAGTACAAATCGTGCAGAAGTTGATCCCAAGGCTGCAAAGGGAGGGCTACGTCGAGACCGAGGATGCCGAAGCAAATGCCAGAGGCGAGAGACGCGCGCAGGAGGCTCGCGGCGATCCCAGCCTTCATCCCTGGGGACCCAGACCCCCAATCGGCCCCAGTCCAGGACAGATGCCAGGACAGATGCCCTATCCTCATCCTGGACTGCTGCCTGATAACGCTCGTCGACGACCTCCGCCCGCTGATTTCCCTCCTCCTGACTTTGAAGACGAGCACCAAATCAACAGCCCTCCTGGCCGTGTCATGGGCGGGCTGAGGATGCCTCCGAGCTACATTGGCCACGACGACCTCAACCCTCCTGGCCTTGGGCCTCACGATCCGTTGCGAGGCTCATTCGTAGGCGGAGGTCTCCCCCGCCCAGGCGGCTTCTCAGGAATGCACCCTACGTTTGACGATCCGCTATTCACGGGCGAAGGCGGGTGGGGAGGAGATGGTCCGCACGGAGCCGGCTACAACCCGCAGGCTCCTCCAGGGGCTAGATGGGACCCGGTTAA
- a CDS encoding uncharacterized protein (TransMembrane:1 (o72-95i)) produces the protein MTWRLAHQREHAQHVSLAFFSQNTTSSAITTQCQPQSRRQHTANTRTSPIQPIPRPLPLPLQAPPPPSPSPLLAAAPLLSTFTSFLTIAIHSLLYHRSLYPPTSFLTARAFNLAVHQSRHPAVCAWINDAVSAISNQLNAGTARRIVFVVHSSDSKVRERWVFDVERFPAWNLKDEAAAAATAAESGAPTSHQQQDNDQDDDSEEGEDEETAAEVQDALNWADIHEALRGALQRLAYAAQAAEKLPPGCTFTLALELRDEAEAPIGHPQPWIPSEPNLQPPTKQKPHQGESLKGIATKPVRSVRVDPLFFECWLEQGSPEPEVVHNSNISSGGIVTGTSSGSIP, from the exons ATGACTTGGCGTCTCGCCCATCAACGCGAACACGCCCAACACGTCTCCCTCGCTTTCTTCTCCCAAAACACCACAAGCTCGGCCATCACGACGCAATGTCAGCCTCAGTCTCGCCGCCAACACACCGCCAACACCAGAACCAGCCCCATCCAGCCCATTCCACGCCcacttcctctccctctgcaggcccctccccctccctctccctcccccctcctcGCCGCAGCGCCCCTCCTCTCCACCTTCACCTCGTTCctcaccatcgccatccacTCTCTGCTCTACCACCGCAGCCTCTACCCACCGACATCCTTCCTCACCGCCCGCGCCTTCAACCTCGCCGTGCACCAGTCCCGCCACCCCGCCGTCTGCGCCTGGATCAACGACGCCGTCTCGGCAATCTCCAACCAGCTCAACGCCGGCACCGCCAGGCGCATCGTCTTTGTCGTGcacagcagcgacagcaaaGTCCGCGAACGATGGGTCTTTGACGTGGAGCGCTTCCCAGCGTGGAATCTGAAAGATGaggccgcagcagcggcaacagcagcggaGTCGGGAGCACCGACTTCgcatcagcagcaagacaatgaccaagacgacgattccgaagagggcgaggacgaagaaacCGCCGCCGAGGTGCAAGATGCGCTCAACTGGGCCGACATCCACGAAGCCCTCCGAGGAGCGCTGCAGAGACTTGCCTATGCCGCGCAGGCCgccgagaagctgccgccaGGATGCACATTTACGCTCGCCCTGGAGCtgagagacgaggctgaagcCCCTATTGGT CATCCCCAGCCATGGATCCCATCAGAGCCCAATCTCCAACCCCCTACCAAGCAGAAACCCCACCAAGGCGAATCTCTCAAGGGCATCGCCACAAAGCCCGTCCGCTCCGTGAGGGTAGATCCGCTGTTTTTCGAGTGCTGGCTCGAACAGGGCTCGCCGGAGCCGGAAGTTGTGCATAATTCTAATATTAGTAGTGGCGGGATTGTAACGGGCACCTCATCTGGGAGCATCCCTTGA
- a CDS encoding uncharacterized protein (EggNog:ENOG41), producing the protein MVRVTDELALSPEHIALYHAADPLLGQLPVLIFHGPSTTANYTLNSSRVQVHVFTPAGFQSFPRITISPSSPFYSVVNHLPREFQGDEVYRGLAFGLFRYFKELPDNVKAHLKAAYPPPKGKRPSSAPALFSEQHAADLVKEMVRSENTADVVATLDEALQTQHVNNVDIDFILPPGSIVPQSAELDDMPDDEDDIIDPTLRQYGSYTPLVKLFGEPVFLPTSKLRRAPSKPTPLNRNKTFTKDQKMELRMKMSELVDTEERYVLKVQELVKTVANDFRNNAKKRSVESLSPSEEELEKLFPKSSDGILQVNSAFIEELRKIMNETEEDAVKDMENPTTSLSSSMRAGNNAAPKKDPLGALAMAKLFLEWFPKFTQCYQDYIKASQHFPTLLNSFLDQQSSFRQRVSRAGEQTIRSLLIEPVQRLPRYSLLIDQIIASLPITHPALQPMLKARDIITNICSMDDPLPDKPHIANRLRNMVEAWPADLEPQGRLILAADFLELSPPYQATIDSDDAGIFLLFSDYIVMLRKSGDNNMTGRDLLREIDKPSAAELLISMTNAAGGPSHYEFIFTGWHHLADVRFTESADGHLIWMTSSAEMKGMHPGEHKVPKAITSRCFLLQEAFEGKAAKWSEDVVKARIEARFPEVEREDPSWTLRSVRMPENNLGLHAALFQEGADQLIEGRREPAPIRVVVDHEKGTKGAPVGHYGIEIVINVTSKNMKKISLLTVGLNGKQYQDDVALEDFLPTMSRRIMQLLSVQFNVSNRALTAPMVSYHSKMLRTLCLSNRAEKTRSFLAASPVKLFTSLWSGSNNASETTLSEAKHPHQASIQRADSHHSMYGSIRGKNSTNSRQAVEEVMPENPLVRLEQTFEAFTTALQYRKGSIHGRTLLHRASADELLVNDLYNRLIENPQEVEVANDVGTEVVFTAFENFLHIAWTEQIGPVTTIKMLDTLQERANKRVPGEFADFVNFLFKELAPQNRRAFTALIKLLADLLDGCSNDSDRGALTLAFAEMLVTDGTAANYINLLDRLVDDCDRIFGEATYAGFSLAELQLMESFQTRSSGGVASGNKSHQGSVTSNTSSLRRKFGLDMLIRQNSNSKEERTSVWRSLGKHRNPATGESASMSRATMQQALRQRSTDDNIIHKRFTLGRPGSGDRPHVATAFEDPVRPPSNHRMEFPLDTIGEPAYEPSTPGTPRRHHKRRSSLSDLKSLIDTTSIDEDREGEERENALQPLQNTKETSERLNGSPNVLSPSKMLSPNASQLLRSPRQKENFSTTDIYGSIRGLRAASPIKEIQAKLEQAMRGESPNRQDPPPSRRPRPTHSKTLSTSNIPTLLPPRPIRPGSSSGESPSRQSGNGGNGSPTRTPAQKLRLQSPQKLRERLQTEKTAVGEVDAMLQSELVKIGEEMAMVNSGTLSEPQTISLQRLSQSVASLEDRMPVVMQDLQDKQDELQRDVEITLKTTESKMRSIDQLHKEAVAENELLYERFNTELAKIVKALKGKGKEDKEELIVKLKNQGEELARMKKENAKLKREMISLRAALKGTE; encoded by the exons ATGGTGCGTGTCACGGACGAGCTGGCGCTCTCGCCCGAGCACATTGCTCTCTACCACGCCGCCGACCCGCTGCTGGGCCAGCTGCccgtcctcatcttccacgGGCCCTCGACCACGGCCAACTACACGCTCAACAGCTCGCGCGTCCAGGTCCACGTCTTCACGCCCGCCGGCTTCCAGAGCTTCCCGCGCATCAccatctcgcccagctcgccCTTCTACAGCGTCGTCAACCACCTGCCGCGCGAGTTCCAGGGCGACGAGGTCTACCGCGGCCTGGCCTTTGGCCTGTTCCGCTACTTCAAGGAGCTGCCCGACAATGTCAAGGCGCACCTCAAGGCCGCCTACCCGCCGCCCAAGGGCAAGCGGCCCAGCAGCGCGCCCGCCCTCTTCAGCGAGCAGCATGCCGCCGACCTGGTCAAGGAGATGGTGCGCAGCGAAAACACCGCCGACGTCGTCGCCACGCTGGACGAGGCCCTGCAGACCCAGCACGTCAACAACGTCGACATCGACTTCATCCTGCCGCCCGGCTCCATCGTGCCGCAGTCGGCCGAGCTCGACGACAtgcccgacgacgaggacgacatCATCGACCCGACGCTGCGCCAGTACGGCAGCTACACACCGCTGGTCAAGCTGTTTGGCGAGCCCGTCTTCCTGCCCACCAGCAAGCTGCGCCGCGCGCCCTCAAAACCCACCCCGCTGAATCGCAACAAGACCTTTACCAAGGACCAAAAGATGGAGCTGCGCATGAAGATGAGCGAGCTCGTTGACACCGAGGAGCGCTACGTGCTCAAGGTCCAGGAGCTCGTCAAGACCGTGGCCAACGACTTCCGAAATAACGCAAAGAAGCGGTCGGTCGAGAGTCTGAGTCCGtccgaagaagagctggagaagctgtttcCCAAGTCGTCAGATGGGATTCTGCAAGTAAACTCGGCCTTTATCGAGGAGCTGCGCAAGATTATGAACGAAACCGAGGAGGACGCCGTCAAAGACATGGAAAACCCGACGACGAGTCTATCGTCTTCGATGAGGGCTGGCAACAATGCTGCCCCCAAGAAGGATCCGCTCGGCGcgttggccatggccaagctgtTCCTCGAATGGTTCCCCAAATTTACCCAGTGCTACCAAGACTACATCAAGGCGAGTCAGCACTTTCCGACACTGCTGAATTCATTCCTAGACCAGCAGTCGAGTTTCCGACAGCGAGTGAGCAGAGCCGGCGAGCAGACGATTCGCTCGCTTCTCATTGAGCCCGTCCAGAGGCTGCCGCGATACAGCCTGCTCATCGACCAAATCATCGCCTCATTACCCATCACGCACccggcgctgcagcccaTGCTCAAGGCGCgagacatcatcaccaacattTGTTCCATGGATGACCCCCTGCCAGACAAACCTCACATCGCAAACCGCCTTCGAAATATGGTTGAGGCGTGGCCCGCAGATCTTGAGCCTCAGGGCCGCCTCATCCTAGCTGCTGACTTCTTAGAACTCTCGCCACCGTACCAGGCCACAATCGACTCCGACGATGCTGGAATATTCCTCTTATTCTCCGACTACATCGTCATGCTGAGGAAATCTGGCGATAACAACATGACGGGGCGCGACTTGCTTCGCGAGATCGACAAGCCCTCGGCGGCAGAGCTGCTCATTTCCATGACGAATGCTGCCGGCGGTCCCAGCCATTACGAGTTCATTTTCACGGGCTGGCATCATCTCGCAGATGTTCGTTTTACGGAATCGGCCGATGGCCACCTCATCTGGATGACGTCCAGCGCAGAGATGAAGGGCATGCACCCCGGAGAGCACAAAGTTCCCAAGGCCATCACATCACGGTGTTTCCTGCTGCAAGAAGCCTTTGAGGGCAAAGCCGCAAAGTGGAGTGAAGATGTCGTCAAAGCCAGGATCGAGGCACGTTTCCCCGAGGTAGAGAGAGAAGATCCTAGCTGGACCCTGCGATCAGTGCGGATGCCTGAAAACAACCTGGGACTGCACGCTGCGTTATtccaagaaggagctgatCAGCTCATCGAAGGCCGACGCGAACCGGCTCCTATCCGAGTGGTGGTCGACCATGAAAAGGGGACCAAGGGTGCTCCAGTCGGACATTATGGCATCGAGATTGTGATTAACGTGACGAGCAAGAATATGAAGAAGATTTCTCTGCTCACGGTGGGACTGAATGGGAAGCAGTACCAAGACGACGTGGCTCTGGAGGATTTCCTTCCCACCATGTCAAGACGAA TCATGCAGCTCTTGAGCGTCCAGTTCAATGTCTCTAACCGGGCCCTCACTGCTCCCATGGTTTCCTACCACTCCAAGATGCTGCGCACCCTGTGTCTATCCAACCGCGCTGAAAAGACACGATCCTTCCTGGCGGCGTCCCCTGTCAAACTCTTCACCAGTCTATGGAGCGGCTCCAACAACGCTTCCGAGACTACCCTTTCAGAGGCCAAACATCCACACCAAGCCTCTATCCAGCGGGCCGACAGCCATCACTCCATGTATGGCTCCATCAGAGGGAAGAACAGCACCAATAGCAGACAAGCAGTGGAAGAAGTGATGCCGGAGAATCCTCTTGTTCGACTGGAGCAGACGTTTGAGGCCTTTACCACTGCTCTTCAATACCGCAAGGGCTCCATCCACGGCAGAACATTGTTACACCGCGCTTCGGCTGACGAATTGCTTGTCAATGATTTGTACAATAGGCTCATTGAGAATCCGCAAGAGGTGGAAGTGGCCAACGACGTGGGAACTGAAGTCGTCTTTACGGCATTTGAAAACTTCCTCCACATTGCCTGGACTGAACAGATAGGACCTGTGACGACCATCAAGATGCTCGACACTCTGCAGGAGCGAGCCAACAAGCGTGTCCCGGGCGAGTTTGCCGACTTTGTCAACTTTTTGTTCAAAGAGCTGGCTCCACAGAATCGAAGAGCGTTTACAGCACTGATTAAGCTGCTGGCCGACCTGCTCGATGGCTGTAGCAATGACAGCGATCGTGGTGCGCTGACGTTGGCGTTTGCAGAGATGCTCGTTACCGACGGCACCGCAGCAAATTACATCAACTTATTGGATCGTCTAGTCGATGATTGTGACAGGATATTTGGAGAGGCCACGTACGCCGGCTTTAGTCTAGCCGAGCTGCAATTGATGGAGTCGTTCCAGACGCGCAGTAGTGGCGGCGTCGCGAGCGGCAACAAATCTCACCAGGGCTCCGTGACATCCAACACATCTTCGCTACGCCGCAAGTTTGGCCTTGACATGCTGATTCGACAAAACTCAAACTCCAAGGAGGAGCGCACTTCTGTCTGGCGGAGTCTGGGCAAGCATCGAAACCCGGCCACCGGCGAGAGCGCGAGCATGTCTAGGGCGACAATGCAGCAAGCTCTGCGCCAACGGTCAACCGATGACAACATCATCCACAAGAGATTTACTCTGGGCAGGCCGGGATCCGGGGATAGGCCTCACGTAGCTACTGCCTTTGAGGACCCCGTGAGACCGCCCAGCAACCATCGCATGGAGTTTCCGCTCGACACCATTGGAGAGCCCGCGTATGAACCGTCGACACCCGGAACACCCAGGAGGCATCACAAGAGGAGAAGCTCCCTGTCTGATCTCAAGTCGCTGATAGATACGACTAGCATTGACGAGGAtcgagagggagaggagagggagaatgcgctgcagcctcttcaaAACACAAAGGAGACGTCGGAGAGGCTCAATGGTAGTCCCAATGTGCTTTCTCCTTCCAAGATGCTCAGTCCCAATGCGTCACAGCTCCTCCGGTCGCCccgacaaaaagaaaacttttCAACCACAGATATATATGGCAGCATACGGGGATTGAGAGCGGCGTCACCCATCAAGGAGATCCAGGCCAAGCTGGAACAGGCAATGCGGGGAGAATCTCCAAACAGGCAGGATCCACCTCCTTCTAGGAGACCGAGACCGACACATAGCAAAACTCTATCGACGTCCAACATTccaacgctgctgccgccgcggccgaTCCGGCCAGGAAGCTCATCCGGCGAATCGCCGAGCCGACAATctggcaacggcggcaacggcagTCCTACGCGAACTCCGGCACAAAAGCTCCGTCTGCAGTCTCCTCAGAAGCTGcgggagaggctgcagaCGGAGAAGACTGCTGTGGGCGAGGTGGATGCCATGCTGCAGTCAGAGCTGGTCAAGATTGGTGAGGAAATGGCCATGGTCAATAGTGGTACCTTGTCCGAACCCCAGACAATCAGTCTGCAACGGTTGTCTCAGTCAGTAGCATCGCTGGAAGATCGAATGCCGGTGGTGATGCAGGACCTTCAGGATAAGCAAGATGAGCTGCAGCGGGATGTGGAAATCACTCTCAAGACGACAGAGTCCAAGATGCGCTCCATTGATCAGCTGCACAAGGAGGCCGTGGCAGAGAATGAGCTGCTCTATGAGCGATTCAATACCGAGCTGGCGAAGATTGTCAAGGCCCTAAAGGGTAAGggcaaagaagacaaagaagagctcaTTGTCAAGCTGAAGAACcagggagaagagctggcgaggatgaagaaggagaatgcAAAGTTGAAGCGTGAGATGATTAGCCTACGGGCGGCGCTGAAGGGGACAGAGTGa